Below is a window of Musa acuminata AAA Group cultivar baxijiao chromosome BXJ3-11, Cavendish_Baxijiao_AAA, whole genome shotgun sequence DNA.
TAAAATGCTATAGATTAGATGATAATTTGATGAAATTACCTGCTGATAAGCTTGAGATTTTCTTTCCAATGTGGCCGTAAATTTCCTAAAAATCCACCCCAAACCAATAAAAACCAGTAAAGGAGCGATAAAAGAGAAGGAAGATGAAGAGAAAGCTGAGTTTGGGCCCAACCTGGTCATGGGTCGTCGAGCTACAGATGTCGGATTTTGATCGTCCACACTGCCCTTGCTGTTGAAAGAAGGGATCGAGAAAGGAATTAGATCAAGAGGAGACAACCATTATCCAAGATCGAAGTTTTATGCATTACTCCAGCATTCCCCTCTTGCGGTTCGCATAAGCACATGGCGGCGCCGCTGCTCCCACCAGATTGTTGATATCCCTCAACGCTCTTCGACTGCCCGTATCTGTGGCAACAAGGGGAGAAAAGTAAGTAGTTAGTTTTCTTCAGCTAAGAGTTCGAATTCCAGAATCCGATTCTTGAAATGACTGACGAATGACCTCGGAAGTTTGCCGGTCCCATCACGCCTCGACCGTTCTCGTCGACCCTCTCCATTAAATCCAAGCACGGCCAAAACCTTACCTTCGACCAGAAACCAAGAAAGCTCGAAGCTTTACACGACGACCCACTAAATCCCACAGCAGAGGTCCGATCAAAGTCCAAGAACCAACGGAACCGACATCAAGAATCGGATCGAAACCTCTAAGCTCCCCTCGCTGCTCCGATAGACTGAGCAGACTCTGCCTCTCGGAAATCGCAGACTTGAGCTCGCGTGAATAGAGAGAGAAGGGAGTCCGACGAACGGAGTCTGCGTCCAAAGATAGTTTCCCCGTCGCATTTAAAGCGAACGGCTGATGGATCCCTACCGTTGGATCTCATATGGACGGCGAACACATGGCCTCAGACACTAACGGTTACTTGCGCTTCAAATTCCTTAGTAGCTGTCTGTATAAACAAACCCTCCAACGAGTGTGATTTCTAAATAAAACCAAAAAGTAAAAGGGAAaagattaatttatattaataataaaagagATAATTTTCACTAAAAGGTTCTAAAAAAAGCTCTTTTAAGGTATTTAAATCGTAAAATCCCAAATGATAACATTTTCTTTCCCTAaccatctattttttttttgaaagattCTTCTTTTTCTAATTGTGAGGAAAAGAAATCCTCATTGTTGATAACATTAAAATAAATTATCCatgcttttcttttatttatcttACTCGAATAGCTTAGATTGGCAGTAGGgttcaaaaagaagaagaaaagctgaGATTAAGGACCGTTGTTGATGAGTGGTCAAAAGCGTGATTGAGACATGGAAGTGGCAATGAATTATTCGGCATGTGAGCTGTGGCGTGATGGAGAGGCGATCATTCATCGGAATGCTTGTGAGCTCAAAAGTGGAAGTTCTTGATGGGGGTTAAATTAGATTGATGGAATTCTCTGAACCACCACCTTTCTTCCTTCCTGTAGGTGAGACTGATGGATTGTATTCTACGGAAGTTGTTCAAGTGTGTAGCTTTTAATGGCAGTTCAATGGATTTGGCAGCCTGTGACTTAAGAGAGTGTATAGCCAGTCATGGATGCTGTCATCCCAATCTTTCTGGCCTTATTCCAATGttctatcagaaaaaaaaaagcctaTAATGTCAAGAAAAGAAGGAGTTCCTTTcatctatatatatttttcatatatataatcTTTCTTTTAAGTGaaaagaaaaacatatatatatatatatatatatatatatatatatatatatatattgtttgtaAACTCTTTTACTatttaaaaaacttaaaaagaTTCATACTAAGTTAGAATTAAAGGAGAATCATTAGAGAAACTTTTGACAACTTTTTCTATCTTATCTTATGGTAAGCCCCTTATCTAAGGAAGAATTAATTTCATGAATATCAACATCCAAAATTTCTAATATCCACATAAGCCCCCCCTCATCCAAGAAATAGTAATTTCAATATTTGGTGATCTATCAAGGAGTGTGAATCCGATCAGCTTCATTTGATCCAACATCAACATGCTATCCACTTCTGATGATCTAGAAAAAAAAAGTCCCACAAAAAAtgaatcaaaatataattaaatagatTTATTTATGGGAGATATAAGAAAGAAACAAAGATAAATTAACATAATAAATTATGTTATTGATAGTCTACTATTCACTCATCTATGTAGTGAATAAATTATCTTAAGGACGATCATCAAACACCTCTAATACTTAAATAACACTATAAATCatagtttattttttaaaaaatattcttctcTATTGCTTCATGCATTTTTGAATACCGACTGAATAGATTATAATAATGACATGATATCTACTAGTGCATATATCATATTTCCTGGTATAATCCAATCTTTTGGAGTTTAAAGAAATAATGCTATTGCAAGAACTTTGTTCTTATACAACTATTGAATATCAAGTGGTTCCTTATACAACTAATGAACTTTGTTCGATTCAATCATTGCAATATGAATTTTTATCGTAATCTCTAATCTTTCATTTATATATTGTGACAATATCGGGATAACATATTTATATGTCAATCATATATTTTACTCTCGAACGAAACATATAGCTATGAATCTTTACCTTGTTCTTGATAAAGTTCAAAATAGTGAGCTACATGTCGCTCATATCTCATCTTTTATTAACTTGCGTGCTCTTACCAAGCCTTTATCTTGATAAAGGCCGGGGAGAACCGGATTTCGACTCCCTCGGCCTGCTCGTCATGACCTCGATATGCTCCAGCGTCTCCACGACCTCCTTCATCGATGGGCGACTCTTCGGGTCGCCGGCCAGGCACCTGACCGTGAGCTGCGCCGCCTGCTGTGCAGCCTTCGACGGGTACCTCCCCTCCAGCCTCGGGTCCATCAGCCGGGCCAGCTTACGTCGATCCGACAGAAATGGCTTGGCGAAGTCCACCAGGTTGTGGTGCCCGCTCGGCCGCGTCGTGTCCAGCGCCCGCAGCCCGGAGAGCATCTCCAGCAACACCACGCCGAACCCGTACACGTCGCTCTTCACGTACAGATGACCTGATCAATGGAACTCGTCTTCCTCGATCACATTTCCATCGACGGGGGAGGAGGTCTCGACGAATCACGGCACATACCTGTGGCGACGTACTCTGGAGCTGCATATCCATAGGTGCCCATGACTCGCGTCGTGACATGGGATTGCCCTCCGGTCGGCCCGTTCTTCGCCAGCCCGAAGTCCGAGAGCTTGGGGACGAAGTTCTGCAAACGAAACCGATGAATCAGTCATCCGCAGCGCACTCGAGAATAACTTAGATGGAGTTGCGGCGTCGGACGGCGTCAAGAAGGATGTTGGAGGCCTTGAAGTCCCGATATATGACTTGCTTCTCCGACAGATGCAGGAAAGCAAGACCTCGAGCCGCACCGATCGCTATCTTCATCCTTAAGTCCCACGAGAGCGGCTCGTAAGCTTTTCCTTCTGCAAACGATGATGATATACTTAGACAATTCTACAAAGATCTGTGAACTCCATGGATTTAGAAGCTCGTGCAGACACTCGAACACATCAGAACAAGAAATCTGAGTCCAATTTAGTCACAGATCGACCGCGATTCTTGTCGGTATTTACTGACAAGAAGAGGAAATCAGAGATGATACAATACTCACTTCTGAAAAGATGATTCTCCAAGCTCCCTTTTGCCATGTACTCATAGACAAGGAGAAGCTCCTTCTCCTCCCAGCAGTAGCCTAAGAGCCTAACAAGATTGGGGTGTGACAACCTCCCTAGAAAATTCACTTCAGACTGCAATCCCAGGCAACAAGAGTTAGCACGCGCACCATTACACATTCGAAGCTGCAACAATTGACTACATCAACATGCAAGTGAAGAGGAAGATGATGTAAGGTTGAATCGGGTCAGCTAAACGCATCAGATCGAGAATAATGAATAGATCAAGCAGATTTATGAAGCTTCTTTTAGGTTTGCTAATTCTACTCACCTGCCATTCCTCCAACCCTTGCAAGCTCTCAGGGTTCAGTTTCTTGACAGCCACAATCATCCCAATCCCACTCTTCGTTGGATTCAGGGTCTTCTCGTCCACCCATCCCTTGTACACCCTACCGAATCCTCCTTCGCCAAGAACACTGTCAGGCTTAAAGTTCCTCGTCGCGCTCCTCAGCTCAGCAAAGGTAAAGATCACGAGATTTGGTGCCTCCAGGATCCGGCCCTCCGGGTATGCGTCACCAATGGTCACGCTGCTGCCTATCGATTGCCCAAGAGATGAGTTGCTGATCGTCGACAGTTTGCCAGTGGTAGCGGTGAGGTCGCTGCCGGTCGTCCTGGTCGTCGATCGCCCTGTGATTGCAGGAAAAGAAGCACAGAACAGAGGTCACCATGTGTTCACACCGCAAAAGTCCAGATCCAAGTTGTGCGTCGTCGTCGGAGGTGGTCAGCCATGATCGAGGTCGAATGATGCTTGCCGATTACAATTGCTTGGCATCAGAAGGAAATGGTCACTAGAACAAACGGAATGGCCTAAAGAGGTCTCATAGCAACCAAGAAACGAGGTCTGGATAAGGTATTGGAAACATCAAACGGAATGGCCTAAAGAGGAAGAAAGCTTGAATCTTGATCACAGAGTGGTAAGGATCAAGAGCAAGAAACTGCCAAAATTAGGAGATTGGAGGTAGTAAGATGGGCACACCATAGGATCAAGAACAAGAAACATCCAAATCAAAGAAGACAAACTAAAAGGGGGAACTTTTATTGTGTTTCggatatacctggactgggaatCCTGGTGTCTGTGGGGCTTACAGCCTGCGCAGGCGTCTCAAAGCAGTTCCCCATGACCAAACGGCTGCTGGTTTCTTCCTCGTCTGTACAAAAAGCGGAGAAAGGGAGAATCTCGGGGAGAATGCAGATGAGACGAGAAGGGACAAGGCAAGGGCGGGAGAGGAGGGGAGGAAGGACTAAGCAGTCCGGGGCTAGATTTATAAACATGTTTGCCTCTCTTCTTCGTTCCTCCTCCCCCTTTTCGGCTGTCGCTTTTGCAtcattctctctctatctctgcgCCTATCTCTAACTAGACTTTTGGTGGGAGCTTGGAAGTGAATCTATTAATTGATTCTTAGAATACTCACTCGCTCTCGCCATACATTTAACTGTTACGCGGTGTGGAAGACGAAGTTGACTTGAAAAGCTGCAGCCTGTGCTGGTGTCGAACAGGTGCAAATCGATCACCTGCACACGACCAACCAAAACCCAGCTAGCGATTGATGTCATGCACGTCTGCCACATGTTCCCCCCCTCTCTTACACAGGCAGTCAAAGATAGAACAAGCAGAATAATTTCTAGTGgaattgatctctctctctctctctctctctctctctctctctatacgtATAATGAGGACCATAAATGCTTACTACAGCTCATCTTGTTCATGAATAGTATGTTGAGAGTATTGCGACACAACCATTAATGAAGTTGATATGAATGGCCTGAGCAACATTGCAAGGAGAATGAGGaccaatatgttagaagatttcaTTGGTCCAAGCATGCGTTTCTTGTCATTTCCTCGTATTCACACCATGTTTTCCTGATGACATATCTATGTATATTGTAATACTATTGGAGTCAACCTGCTTTaatcacaagaaaaagaaaatggatGTTGATGTTCCTCTAGTTGAGCTCATTGTCAATTCCTTTTTAAATGCCGTGTCTTTATATGAATTTAGAGCATGTCATCCACTCGTCTGCTTTTTTTGCTTTAAGAAATTAACGAAGAAATGCACGTCCATATAGGTGGGTGTGTCATGCCAATTGAATGCCTACCACCCTCAAAGACATGTATCCATGTCGAACCCATTCAACATGGCAACAATCTTATTAGAATATTCTCGTGGGACGCGGTGGTGGTGAAATGGTCAAAGCCAGCTCAAGTCC
It encodes the following:
- the LOC103970134 gene encoding probable serine/threonine-protein kinase PIX13 — protein: MFINLAPDCLVLPPLLSRPCLVPSRLICILPEILPFSAFCTDEEETSSRLVMGNCFETPAQAVSPTDTRIPSPGRSTTRTTGSDLTATTGKLSTISNSSLGQSIGSSVTIGDAYPEGRILEAPNLVIFTFAELRSATRNFKPDSVLGEGGFGRVYKGWVDEKTLNPTKSGIGMIVAVKKLNPESLQGLEEWQSEVNFLGRLSHPNLVRLLGYCWEEKELLLVYEYMAKGSLENHLFRKGKAYEPLSWDLRMKIAIGAARGLAFLHLSEKQVIYRDFKASNILLDANFVPKLSDFGLAKNGPTGGQSHVTTRVMGTYGYAAPEYVATGHLYVKSDVYGFGVVLLEMLSGLRALDTTRPSGHHNLVDFAKPFLSDRRKLARLMDPRLEGRYPSKAAQQAAQLTVRCLAGDPKSRPSMKEVVETLEHIEVMTSRPRESKSGSPRPLSR